Proteins encoded in a region of the Mycolicibacterium chitae genome:
- a CDS encoding acyl-CoA dehydrogenase family protein: protein MDDIRAQVREFLAANWTPGMDRGQWAQLVFDNGWAVPSWEQEWYGRGLSDGESRVVAAEFKEAGAPGTGHDRSNLFACTLHDAGTEEQKRRLIPPSLRGETKWCLLYSEPGAGSDLAGLRTRADRDGDRFIINGQKVWTSFAAKADYGLLVARTDWDVPKHKGISFFMFPMRQPGVEVRPIHQITGESEFNEVFITDAAVPAENLIGPLNGGWGVLQTALGYERRLMGDLARTARSSGQTDAGRDSLITLAADHGKISDSHTRQQIARIDGLVAANRWNNQRAKATGGLQAAALLALSKIAMSRILHETARVQTEITGAESMLAGPENPVGDGVTFRALNAYFTSIGGGTDQIQRNIVGERVLGLPKEPEPYRETAFRELPH from the coding sequence ATGGACGACATTCGCGCACAAGTCCGAGAGTTCCTGGCCGCCAACTGGACCCCCGGCATGGACCGCGGCCAGTGGGCCCAGCTGGTGTTCGACAACGGCTGGGCCGTGCCCAGCTGGGAGCAAGAGTGGTACGGCCGCGGGCTCAGCGACGGCGAATCCCGGGTGGTGGCAGCCGAATTCAAGGAGGCCGGCGCGCCCGGCACGGGCCACGACCGGTCGAACCTGTTCGCCTGCACGCTGCACGACGCCGGCACCGAGGAGCAGAAGCGGCGGCTGATCCCGCCGTCGCTGCGCGGGGAGACCAAGTGGTGCCTGCTCTACAGCGAACCCGGCGCCGGTTCCGACCTGGCCGGGCTGCGCACCCGCGCCGACCGCGACGGCGACCGCTTCATCATCAACGGGCAGAAGGTGTGGACGTCGTTCGCCGCCAAGGCCGACTACGGCCTGCTGGTGGCGCGCACCGACTGGGACGTGCCCAAGCACAAGGGGATCAGCTTCTTCATGTTCCCCATGCGCCAGCCCGGCGTCGAGGTCCGGCCCATCCACCAGATCACCGGTGAGTCGGAGTTCAACGAGGTGTTCATCACCGACGCCGCGGTGCCGGCCGAGAACCTGATCGGCCCGCTCAACGGCGGGTGGGGTGTGCTGCAGACCGCGCTGGGCTACGAGCGGCGCCTGATGGGCGACCTGGCGCGGACCGCCCGGTCCTCCGGTCAGACCGACGCCGGCCGGGACAGCCTGATCACGCTGGCCGCCGACCACGGCAAGATCTCCGACAGCCACACCCGGCAGCAGATCGCGCGGATCGACGGCCTGGTGGCGGCCAACCGCTGGAACAACCAGCGCGCCAAGGCCACCGGCGGGCTGCAGGCCGCGGCCCTGCTGGCGCTGAGCAAGATCGCGATGTCGCGGATCCTGCACGAGACCGCCCGGGTGCAGACCGAGATCACCGGTGCCGAGTCGATGCTCGCCGGCCCGGAGAACCCGGTGGGCGACGGCGTGACGTTCCGCGCACTCAACGCCTACTTCACCTCCATCGGCGGTGGCACCGACCAGATCCAGCGCAACATCGTCGGCGAGCGGGTGCTGGGCCTGCCCAAGGAGCCGGAACCCTACCGCGAGACCGCATTCCGCGAGCTACCGCACTGA
- a CDS encoding acyl-CoA dehydrogenase family protein yields the protein MSSEIKALREAVSGLLQKHSSEARVRELMATDTGHDETAWAELSDMGLLGLAVPEQFGGAGAGHVEMSAVCEEMGRALLCGPFFSTAVLAPALLAAGGDAAEQARVLPTIADGSAVVALAFAEGTAATPPAEPATAAAESADGWRLTGEKNYVLDAGAADVLYVLAATPQGPSVFAVQRGAAGFEALPLTGVDLTRKLHRVRFSDTPARLVGEPGTGAATFAAALEAGGVAMLGEQAGGTYRAMQMAVDYARTRFQFGRAIGSFQAVKHMCADMLLEAESAVSAARHVAAAYDAGDANRAADLALAQAYCGDAYVTVAATGIQVHGGIGFTWEHPAHLYLRRARTDAQLLGDPAWHRERYLQLKGA from the coding sequence GTGAGCAGCGAGATCAAGGCACTGCGGGAAGCCGTCTCGGGGCTACTGCAGAAACATTCCAGCGAGGCGCGGGTGCGCGAGTTGATGGCCACCGACACCGGCCACGACGAGACCGCCTGGGCCGAACTGAGCGACATGGGTCTGCTCGGGCTGGCCGTGCCCGAACAGTTCGGCGGGGCCGGCGCGGGCCACGTCGAGATGAGCGCGGTGTGCGAGGAGATGGGCCGCGCGCTGCTGTGCGGACCGTTCTTCTCCACCGCCGTCCTGGCGCCCGCGCTGCTGGCCGCCGGCGGGGACGCCGCCGAGCAGGCCCGGGTGCTGCCGACGATCGCCGACGGCAGCGCGGTGGTCGCCCTGGCGTTCGCCGAGGGCACCGCGGCCACCCCGCCCGCCGAACCGGCCACCGCCGCAGCGGAATCCGCCGACGGCTGGCGGCTGACCGGCGAGAAGAACTACGTGCTCGACGCCGGTGCCGCCGACGTGCTCTACGTGCTGGCGGCGACGCCGCAGGGCCCGTCGGTGTTCGCGGTGCAGCGCGGGGCCGCCGGCTTCGAAGCGCTGCCGCTGACCGGCGTGGACCTGACCCGCAAGCTGCACCGCGTCCGGTTCTCGGACACCCCGGCGCGGTTGGTCGGCGAGCCCGGTACCGGCGCCGCGACGTTCGCCGCGGCCCTGGAGGCCGGCGGCGTGGCGATGCTCGGTGAGCAGGCCGGCGGCACCTACCGCGCCATGCAGATGGCCGTGGACTACGCCCGCACCCGATTCCAGTTCGGCCGGGCGATCGGCAGCTTCCAGGCCGTCAAGCACATGTGCGCCGACATGCTGCTCGAGGCCGAGTCCGCGGTGTCGGCCGCGCGGCACGTCGCGGCCGCCTACGACGCCGGCGACGCCAACCGCGCCGCCGATCTCGCGCTGGCCCAGGCCTATTGCGGGGACGCCTACGTGACCGTCGCCGCGACCGGCATCCAGGTCCACGGCGGCATCGGCTTCACCTGGGAGCATCCCGCCCACCTGTACCTGCGGCGGGCCCGCACCGATGCCCAACTGCTCGGCGACCCGGCCTGGCACCGCGAACGTTACCTGCAGCTGAAGGGGGCGTGA